One Natrinema halophilum genomic window carries:
- a CDS encoding lysylphosphatidylglycerol synthase transmembrane domain-containing protein — protein sequence MDERNRRAFLIGVFGTLAVFAVLFFFVGARGIVDSLLSADPSLVAGTFGLALCWLAAWSLMLRTVLAALGVHVPVGKSFFVYAGAVFANNVTPFGQAGGEPIAALLISKVSDARYETGLVGIASVDVINVVPSISLILVGVAYYATTAALANRLETAVGSAVALIGGIVIVMVLVWRYHNTIVERLPAIVAPRLGRFDRFDSETLESDIAERMGRFFENIERVATDRWRLVAVVGLSLCGWLFQTAALTVAFAALGYSVPAYVLLFVIPLANLAGAAPLPGGLGGIEAAFVTLLVPTTMVPASAVTAAVLIFRGAIYWMPVLIGGISVSAFGVRALR from the coding sequence ATGGACGAGCGAAATCGACGCGCGTTTCTTATCGGCGTATTCGGGACACTCGCGGTCTTTGCCGTGTTGTTCTTCTTCGTCGGCGCGCGCGGTATTGTCGACTCGCTGCTTTCAGCGGACCCGTCGCTGGTCGCCGGAACGTTCGGCCTCGCACTCTGCTGGCTGGCGGCTTGGAGCCTGATGCTTCGTACCGTCCTCGCAGCACTCGGGGTCCACGTACCCGTCGGCAAGTCCTTTTTCGTCTACGCCGGCGCCGTCTTCGCCAACAACGTGACCCCGTTCGGTCAGGCCGGCGGCGAACCGATAGCGGCATTGCTCATCTCGAAGGTTTCCGACGCTCGCTACGAAACCGGCCTCGTCGGAATCGCTAGCGTCGACGTTATCAACGTCGTCCCCTCGATTTCGCTCATCCTCGTCGGCGTCGCATACTACGCGACCACCGCCGCCCTGGCGAATCGCCTCGAGACGGCGGTCGGATCGGCGGTCGCGCTGATCGGCGGCATCGTCATCGTCATGGTACTCGTCTGGCGTTATCACAATACCATCGTCGAGCGACTCCCCGCCATCGTCGCCCCCAGACTCGGGCGGTTCGATCGATTCGATTCTGAAACGCTCGAATCGGATATCGCGGAACGAATGGGAAGATTCTTCGAAAACATCGAGCGAGTAGCGACGGATCGGTGGCGACTCGTCGCCGTTGTCGGGTTATCGCTGTGCGGCTGGTTGTTTCAGACGGCGGCCCTGACGGTCGCGTTCGCCGCACTGGGATACAGCGTCCCGGCGTACGTGTTGCTGTTCGTGATTCCGCTGGCGAATCTCGCGGGAGCAGCTCCGCTCCCGGGCGGTCTCGGTGGCATCGAAGCTGCATTCGTCACTCTTCTGGTGCCGACTACGATGGTCCCGGCGTCGGCGGTTACTGCGGCGGTACTCATCTTCCGGGGAGCGATCTACTGGATGCCGGTCCTGATCGGCGGGATATCGGTGTCGGCGTTCGGCGTTCGAGCGCTGCGGTGA
- a CDS encoding metal-dependent hydrolase — translation MEPNRVLFLAVAFLTHAFVGYALVRGFTDADPRLGIVFGLLPDGDFLFPVVWEWPFVHRGITHTPLFALTVVGSAYALSSRSRESAAAVGLAIGSHLAIDSLSPRGIDWLFPIETTWSPGLPVHSPITTGLLWAVSITILVSQSTDPRSNE, via the coding sequence ATGGAGCCGAACCGAGTGCTATTTCTGGCAGTGGCATTCCTGACACACGCGTTCGTGGGGTACGCTCTGGTCCGTGGTTTCACCGATGCCGATCCGCGGCTCGGAATCGTCTTCGGGCTCCTTCCTGACGGTGACTTTTTGTTTCCGGTCGTCTGGGAATGGCCGTTCGTCCACCGAGGCATAACTCACACGCCTCTGTTCGCGCTGACCGTCGTCGGGAGTGCCTACGCGCTCAGCAGTCGCTCTCGTGAGAGTGCGGCGGCCGTCGGATTGGCAATCGGGTCGCACCTCGCGATCGACTCGCTCTCGCCGAGGGGAATCGACTGGCTGTTTCCGATCGAGACGACCTGGAGTCCGGGGCTCCCGGTTCACAGCCCGATCACAACGGGACTGCTCTGGGCCGTGTCGATCACCATCCTCGTCTCCCAATCGACCGATCCGCGGTCGAACGAATAG
- a CDS encoding metal-dependent hydrolase: protein MYQEGHSGFNALLYAPFLPLVSSYWSFELALLGALLAVGVANLPDLDQPLPRISHRGPTHTVWFAILVGSVAGFGTAIVVPSIPQAFQFGFAVGTGGILAHLAGDAVTPMGITPFAPVWRGHVTLDWFKSKNSRINRAVLLVGSIALFSSLALTVAYSVLVAPIG from the coding sequence ATGTATCAGGAAGGGCACTCGGGGTTCAACGCATTGCTATACGCCCCGTTTCTACCGCTGGTGAGCAGCTATTGGTCGTTCGAACTGGCGCTGCTCGGGGCGTTGCTCGCCGTCGGTGTGGCGAATCTTCCGGATCTCGATCAGCCACTACCGCGGATCAGCCACCGCGGACCGACCCATACGGTCTGGTTTGCCATTCTCGTCGGATCGGTCGCAGGCTTCGGGACTGCCATCGTCGTTCCGTCGATACCGCAGGCATTTCAGTTCGGCTTTGCCGTCGGAACCGGTGGCATCCTCGCTCATCTCGCAGGCGACGCCGTGACGCCGATGGGCATCACACCGTTTGCACCCGTCTGGCGGGGCCACGTAACGCTCGATTGGTTCAAGTCGAAAAACAGCCGCATCAACCGAGCCGTGTTGCTCGTGGGCTCCATTGCGTTGTTCTCGTCTCTGGCCCTGACGGTCGCGTATTCGGTATTAGTCGCCCCGATCGGCTAA
- a CDS encoding sulfatase has product MDRTRSSNVLFVVLDTVRKDHLGPYGYERETTPELTRFAEEATVFESATAPAPWTLPVHASLFTGLYPSQHGADQGSPYLDDVTTLASILSTAGCDTACYSSNAWITPYTSLTDGFDDHDSFFEVLPRDVLSGPLASAWQTVNDNDYLRELASKLVRLGAMAHAKLASGEGADSKTPAVIDRTRSFIDGSNSEAGWFAFVNLMDAHLPYYPPEEYRETFAPGVDPDDVCQNSKEYNSGARAIDDDEWEAIRGLYDAEIAHMDAELGRLFSWLRETDQWKDTTVIVCADHGELHGEHDLYGHEFSLYDQLINVPLLVKHPDLEAGRRDDLVELLDLYHTTLDAMNVDPDALGETGGEDGAVGFDPTRSLFKSEYREFDGGTESDPGQHAVLEGEAGADYAFVEYEQPVIELHHLEEKANEAGIVLPDDHRAYSRLRAARTTDAKYVRGDRIPDEGYRLDDDPAEDSPVNPADDEIVAATERALARFEEAVGGAWDDPDERVADSGDALAEADEETRDRLRELGYLE; this is encoded by the coding sequence ATGGACAGGACTCGTTCGTCGAACGTCCTCTTTGTCGTTCTGGATACGGTCCGAAAGGATCATCTCGGCCCGTACGGCTACGAACGGGAGACGACACCCGAACTAACTCGGTTTGCCGAGGAAGCAACCGTTTTCGAGTCGGCGACCGCCCCCGCTCCGTGGACGTTGCCGGTCCACGCCTCGCTGTTTACCGGCCTCTATCCCAGCCAGCACGGTGCTGATCAGGGAAGCCCGTACCTCGACGACGTAACGACTCTCGCATCGATTCTCTCGACGGCAGGTTGCGATACGGCGTGTTACTCCTCGAACGCCTGGATCACCCCCTACACCAGCCTCACGGACGGTTTCGACGACCATGATTCGTTCTTCGAAGTCCTGCCTCGCGACGTTCTCTCGGGCCCCCTAGCAAGCGCCTGGCAAACGGTCAATGACAACGACTACCTGCGCGAACTGGCGTCGAAACTTGTTAGACTCGGCGCGATGGCCCACGCAAAACTCGCCAGCGGGGAGGGCGCAGATTCGAAGACGCCGGCAGTTATCGACCGAACCAGGTCGTTTATCGACGGTAGCAATAGCGAAGCAGGCTGGTTCGCGTTCGTCAATCTAATGGATGCCCACCTGCCATACTATCCACCCGAAGAGTATCGGGAGACGTTCGCTCCCGGCGTTGACCCCGACGACGTCTGCCAGAATTCCAAAGAGTACAACTCCGGCGCTCGAGCAATCGACGACGACGAATGGGAGGCCATCCGCGGGCTCTACGACGCCGAGATAGCCCACATGGATGCCGAACTCGGTCGCCTGTTCTCGTGGCTTCGCGAGACCGACCAGTGGAAGGACACGACGGTTATTGTCTGTGCAGACCACGGCGAACTCCACGGCGAGCACGACCTTTACGGCCACGAGTTCAGCCTCTACGACCAGCTTATTAACGTTCCACTGCTCGTGAAACATCCGGATCTCGAAGCCGGTCGTCGCGACGACCTCGTGGAACTACTGGACCTCTATCACACGACCCTCGACGCGATGAACGTCGACCCGGACGCACTGGGCGAGACGGGCGGAGAGGATGGCGCCGTCGGTTTCGATCCGACGCGATCGCTATTCAAAAGCGAGTACCGGGAGTTCGACGGTGGAACTGAATCAGACCCCGGTCAGCACGCGGTACTCGAGGGTGAAGCCGGTGCCGATTACGCGTTTGTCGAGTACGAACAACCGGTCATCGAACTCCACCACCTCGAGGAGAAAGCCAACGAGGCCGGCATCGTTCTCCCCGACGATCATCGTGCCTACTCGCGATTGCGGGCCGCCCGAACCACCGATGCAAAGTACGTCCGTGGGGATCGGATTCCCGACGAAGGCTACCGACTGGACGATGATCCGGCCGAAGACTCGCCCGTTAATCCGGCCGACGACGAGATCGTAGCCGCCACGGAGCGGGCGCTCGCTCGGTTCGAGGAAGCCGTCGGCGGCGCGTGGGACGACCCCGACGAACGAGTCGCCGACAGTGGCGACGCACTGGCAGAAGCAGACGAGGAAACCCGAGACCGACTCCGAGAGCTGGGCTACCTCGAATAA
- a CDS encoding DedA family protein: MHPLQLEEAPSWLESTFTSDIALVVFFGICILEGAMLLRFMPSELVVPAALALIGSTVAQTITIVSVAVVGTTIGQFCLFCLVRRGGREYVVQKRWFPISESRLERFDGWFDRWGAIAVPVSNTLLFVRGLLTVPAGLSEMDRRTFVVLSAAGSLSFQSILASLYLFGGHLLA; this comes from the coding sequence ATGCATCCGCTGCAACTCGAGGAGGCGCCGTCCTGGCTCGAGTCGACGTTCACATCGGATATCGCCCTCGTGGTATTCTTTGGGATCTGTATCCTCGAAGGCGCGATGCTCCTTCGGTTCATGCCGAGCGAACTCGTCGTGCCCGCCGCGCTCGCACTGATCGGTTCCACGGTCGCGCAAACGATCACGATCGTCTCAGTCGCGGTCGTCGGGACGACGATCGGCCAGTTCTGCCTCTTTTGTCTCGTCCGACGCGGCGGACGGGAGTACGTCGTACAAAAGCGCTGGTTCCCGATCAGCGAATCCCGACTCGAACGGTTCGACGGCTGGTTCGATCGCTGGGGGGCGATCGCCGTTCCCGTAAGCAATACATTGTTGTTCGTTCGCGGACTGCTCACCGTTCCTGCCGGCCTGTCCGAAATGGACCGGCGAACGTTCGTGGTGCTGTCCGCAGCGGGGTCTCTGTCCTTCCAGTCGATCCTCGCAAGTCTCTACCTGTTCGGCGGCCACCTGCTCGCCTAG